A window of the Streptomyces luomodiensis genome harbors these coding sequences:
- a CDS encoding phosphocholine-specific phospholipase C, with protein sequence MTSIDRRRFMQLAGTGTAMSLLSASIARAAEIPANRRTGSLRDIEHIVVLMQENRSFDHYFGTLRGVRGFGDPRPVRLPGGKPVWHQSDGTKDVLPFRPEVNDLGLQFLQDLPHGWGDGHAAFNDGAYDKWVPAKSATTMAYLTREDIPFHYALADAFTICDAYHCSFIGSTDPNRYYLWSGYTGNDGKGGGPVLDNAEAGYGWTTYPERLERAGVSWKIYQDIGDGLDADGGWGWIEDAYRGNYGDNSLLYFNQYRDAKPGDPLYDKARTGTDAKNGDGLFDILRADVRAGKLPQVSWIAAPEAFTEHPNWPANYGAWYIAQVLDALTADPEVWSRTALLITYDENDGFFDHVVPPYAPAAGRGGSTVDTTGELFAGSATQPAGPYGLGQRVPMLVVSPWSKGGWVCSQTLDHTSVIRLIERRFGVQEPNISPWRRAVCGDLTAAFDFSRTDVKVPALPDTSGYRPKDNDRHPDYVPAVPAHPSLPRQESGLRPARPLPYDLSADAVTAADGTVRIDFGNHGQGTGAHFHVTSASHAGGPWGYTVEAGKRLSGSWRRSSDDRGGYDLQVHGPAGFLRHFTGHATGKGPEVSARHDRATGQVRLTLTHDGDTTVRLTVTDGYHGEKPVEYRLRPGARVVHTARTGHSHQWYDLSVVSDHDSGYLRRLAGHVETGRAGKSDPALSAD encoded by the coding sequence ATGACCTCCATAGACCGCAGAAGATTCATGCAACTGGCCGGCACCGGCACGGCGATGTCCCTGCTCTCCGCCAGCATCGCGCGCGCCGCGGAGATTCCGGCCAACCGCCGGACCGGCAGTCTGCGGGACATCGAGCACATCGTGGTGCTGATGCAGGAGAACCGCTCCTTCGACCACTACTTCGGCACCCTGCGCGGGGTCCGGGGATTCGGCGATCCGCGGCCGGTGCGGCTGCCCGGCGGGAAACCGGTGTGGCACCAGTCCGACGGCACCAAGGACGTCCTGCCGTTCCGGCCCGAGGTGAACGACCTCGGGCTCCAGTTCCTCCAGGACCTGCCGCACGGCTGGGGCGACGGCCACGCCGCGTTCAACGACGGCGCCTACGACAAGTGGGTGCCCGCGAAGTCGGCCACCACCATGGCGTATCTGACCCGTGAGGACATCCCGTTCCACTACGCGCTGGCCGATGCCTTCACCATCTGCGACGCCTACCACTGCTCGTTCATCGGCTCCACCGACCCCAACCGCTACTACCTGTGGTCCGGTTACACCGGCAACGACGGCAAGGGCGGCGGCCCGGTCCTGGACAACGCGGAGGCCGGCTACGGGTGGACCACCTACCCCGAGCGCCTGGAGCGGGCCGGGGTCTCCTGGAAGATCTACCAGGACATCGGCGACGGCCTCGACGCGGACGGCGGCTGGGGCTGGATCGAGGACGCCTACCGCGGCAACTACGGCGACAACTCGCTGCTGTACTTCAACCAGTACCGCGACGCCAAGCCCGGCGACCCGCTGTACGACAAGGCCCGCACCGGCACCGACGCCAAGAACGGCGACGGCCTCTTCGACATCCTGCGGGCCGATGTGCGGGCCGGAAAGCTGCCGCAGGTCTCCTGGATCGCGGCGCCCGAAGCCTTCACCGAGCACCCCAACTGGCCCGCCAACTACGGCGCCTGGTACATCGCGCAGGTGCTGGACGCGCTCACCGCCGACCCCGAGGTGTGGAGCAGGACCGCACTGCTGATCACCTACGACGAGAACGACGGCTTCTTCGACCACGTGGTGCCGCCGTACGCGCCGGCCGCGGGGCGGGGCGGTTCGACCGTGGACACCACCGGGGAGCTGTTCGCCGGCTCCGCCACACAGCCCGCGGGCCCGTACGGGCTGGGGCAGCGGGTGCCGATGCTGGTGGTCTCGCCGTGGAGCAAGGGCGGCTGGGTGTGCTCGCAGACCCTGGACCACACCTCGGTCATCCGGCTCATCGAGCGGCGCTTCGGCGTCCAGGAGCCGAACATCTCGCCGTGGCGGCGGGCGGTGTGCGGCGATCTGACCGCGGCCTTCGACTTCTCCCGGACCGATGTGAAGGTCCCGGCCCTGCCGGACACCAGCGGCTACCGCCCCAAGGACAACGACCGGCACCCCGACTACGTGCCGGCGGTCCCGGCACACCCCTCGCTGCCCCGGCAGGAGTCCGGACTGCGCCCGGCCAGGCCGCTGCCGTACGACCTGTCGGCCGATGCCGTGACCGCCGCCGACGGCACTGTGCGGATCGACTTCGGCAACCACGGACAGGGGACCGGGGCGCACTTCCATGTGACCTCCGCGAGCCATGCGGGCGGCCCGTGGGGCTACACCGTCGAAGCCGGCAAGCGGCTGTCCGGCAGCTGGCGGCGCTCCTCGGACGACCGGGGCGGCTATGACCTCCAGGTGCACGGCCCGGCCGGTTTCCTGCGCCACTTCACCGGCCACGCCACCGGCAAGGGCCCGGAGGTGAGCGCCCGCCACGACCGCGCGACCGGCCAGGTCCGGCTGACCCTCACCCATGACGGCGACACGACGGTGCGGCTCACCGTGACGGACGGCTACCACGGGGAGAAGCCGGTGGAGTACCGGCTCCGGCCGGGCGCGCGGGTGGTGCACACCGCGCGCACCGGGCACAGCCACCAGTGGTACGACCTGTCGGTGGTCTCCGACCACGACAGCGGCTATCTGCGCCGGCTGGCCGGACATGTGGAGACCGGCCGTGCGGGGAAGAGCGACCCCGCGCTCTCGGCGGACTGA
- a CDS encoding lysylphosphatidylglycerol synthase transmembrane domain-containing protein, with the protein MRHTMPRPTGRPLERSAERAGHRPWHRRLPLRRILCLLPLLVVGVWVVQHRSLIGSGARQTLTADPYWLLTAVATTGLGWVAVAFARQGTVLERLPARRLFAAQFAAGAANHLLPSGIGASAVNIRFMTGCGLPPARSSAALALYVLAEATTRVGLLLVLLMAFPQALRLGPVLPASVSGWVVAGAVAAAGALVAGVALVRPVRRLVATFVRTALADARSLHTRPSRALALWGGSLAFPLLQAAGLVAVGLALELQVRPAHVMLAYLAATAVAAVVPSPGGIGSVDAALVIALVAAGAAVDSATSAVLAYRFITVWLPLIPGALVLGGLVRSKII; encoded by the coding sequence ATGCGACACACGATGCCGCGCCCCACGGGGCGGCCCCTGGAGCGGTCCGCGGAGCGGGCCGGGCACCGGCCCTGGCACCGGCGGCTGCCGCTGCGCCGGATCCTGTGTCTGCTGCCGCTGCTCGTCGTGGGTGTCTGGGTGGTCCAGCACCGGTCGCTGATCGGCTCCGGCGCCCGTCAGACGCTCACGGCCGATCCGTACTGGCTGCTGACGGCGGTGGCGACGACCGGGCTCGGCTGGGTCGCGGTGGCCTTCGCCCGGCAGGGCACGGTGCTGGAACGGCTTCCGGCGAGGCGGCTGTTCGCCGCCCAGTTCGCCGCGGGGGCGGCCAACCATCTGCTGCCGTCGGGGATCGGTGCGAGCGCGGTCAACATCCGGTTCATGACGGGCTGCGGGCTGCCGCCCGCCCGCTCCTCGGCCGCGCTCGCCCTGTACGTCCTGGCGGAGGCCACCACCCGGGTGGGGCTGCTGCTGGTGCTGCTGATGGCGTTTCCCCAGGCGCTGCGGCTGGGCCCGGTGCTCCCGGCGTCGGTGAGCGGATGGGTGGTGGCCGGCGCGGTGGCGGCGGCCGGGGCGCTGGTGGCCGGGGTGGCGCTGGTCCGTCCGGTGCGGCGGCTGGTGGCGACGTTCGTGCGCACCGCGCTGGCCGACGCCCGTTCGCTGCACACCCGGCCGTCCAGGGCGCTGGCGCTGTGGGGTGGTTCGCTGGCGTTTCCCCTGCTCCAGGCGGCGGGGCTGGTGGCGGTCGGTCTGGCGCTGGAGCTCCAGGTGCGGCCGGCGCATGTGATGCTCGCGTATCTGGCCGCCACGGCGGTGGCCGCCGTCGTCCCCTCCCCCGGCGGTATCGGCTCGGTCGACGCGGCGCTGGTCATCGCGCTGGTCGCGGCGGGGGCGGCGGTCGACTCGGCCACGTCGGCGGTGCTGGCGTACCGCTTCATCACGGTGTGGCTGCCGCTGATCCCCGGGGCGCTGGTGCTGGGTGGCCTGGTGCGCTCGAAGATCATCTGA
- a CDS encoding CapA family protein, with product MPGTAVTLFLCGDVMLARGVDQILPHPGDPELHEPYIRDSRAYVELAEEANGPIPRPVDFAWPWGDALAVLDEEAPDVRVLNLETSITRGGEFAPGKDVHYRMSPDNIPCLTAVRPDVCVLANNHVLDGGRPGLDETLDTLAAAGLTVAGAGRDATAARRPAAVPAGDRHRVLVFAFGAASSGIPRGWAATDNRPGVDFLPDLSDARAAAITDRVRQLSRPGDIAVASVHWGGNWGYGVPPDQIRFAHALIDGGVDLVHGHSSHHPRPLEVYRGKLVLYGCGDVVDDYEGIGGYERYRDDLRLLYFAEVDPDTGRLVNLRMVPLRARRMRLEHPGHADAAWLGDTLDRVGAGLGSRIDVRDDDVLTLRRR from the coding sequence ATGCCCGGCACGGCGGTGACGCTGTTCCTCTGCGGCGATGTGATGCTCGCCCGTGGAGTCGACCAGATCCTGCCGCACCCCGGCGACCCGGAGCTCCACGAGCCCTACATCCGCGACTCCCGCGCCTATGTCGAGCTGGCCGAGGAGGCGAACGGCCCGATCCCGCGCCCGGTCGACTTCGCCTGGCCCTGGGGGGACGCCCTGGCGGTACTGGACGAGGAGGCACCCGATGTGCGGGTGCTCAACCTGGAGACGAGCATCACCCGCGGAGGTGAGTTCGCCCCGGGGAAGGACGTCCACTACCGGATGAGCCCGGACAACATCCCCTGTCTGACCGCGGTCCGGCCCGATGTCTGCGTCCTGGCCAACAACCATGTGCTCGACGGCGGCCGGCCCGGCCTCGACGAGACGCTCGACACGCTGGCCGCGGCCGGACTCACGGTGGCCGGAGCGGGCCGTGACGCGACCGCCGCGCGGCGCCCCGCCGCCGTCCCCGCCGGTGACCGGCACCGCGTCCTGGTGTTCGCGTTCGGCGCGGCCTCCAGCGGCATTCCGCGTGGCTGGGCCGCGACGGACAACCGGCCCGGAGTGGACTTCCTGCCCGATCTGTCGGACGCCCGCGCGGCCGCCATCACCGACCGGGTACGGCAGCTGAGCCGGCCCGGCGACATCGCCGTCGCCTCGGTCCACTGGGGCGGCAACTGGGGGTACGGCGTCCCACCGGACCAGATCCGCTTCGCCCACGCCCTGATCGACGGCGGGGTCGACCTCGTCCACGGCCACTCCTCCCACCACCCCCGCCCGCTCGAGGTGTACCGCGGCAAGCTCGTCCTCTACGGCTGCGGCGACGTGGTCGACGACTACGAGGGCATCGGCGGATACGAGCGGTACCGCGACGATCTGCGGCTGCTCTACTTCGCCGAGGTGGACCCGGACACCGGCCGCCTGGTGAACCTGCGCATGGTGCCCCTGCGGGCACGGCGGATGCGGCTGGAGCACCCCGGCCACGCGGACGCCGCATGGCTGGGCGACACCCTCGACCGGGTCGGGGCCGGCCTCGGCTCGCGTATCGACGTCCGGGACGACGACGTCCTCACCCTGCGCCGCCGCTGA
- a CDS encoding non-oxidative hydroxyarylic acid decarboxylases subunit B produces the protein MRLIVGMTGATGAVFGVRLLERLAELPEVETHLVLSRWARTTIELETGRSAREVAALADVAHSPEDQGATISSGSFRTDGMIIAPCSMKTLAGIRAGYADGLVGRAADVVLKERRRLVLVPRETPLSEIHLENMLALSRMGVRMVPPMPAFYNHPRSVDDIVDHITARLLDQFDLPAPAAKRWEGMRAARGPKPTTA, from the coding sequence GTGCGATTGATCGTGGGCATGACGGGAGCCACGGGTGCCGTGTTCGGCGTCCGGCTGCTGGAGCGGCTGGCCGAACTGCCCGAGGTGGAGACCCATCTGGTGCTCAGCCGCTGGGCGCGCACCACGATCGAGCTGGAGACCGGCCGGTCCGCCCGTGAGGTGGCCGCGCTCGCCGATGTGGCCCACTCCCCCGAGGACCAGGGCGCCACCATCTCCTCCGGCTCCTTCCGCACCGACGGCATGATCATCGCGCCGTGCTCGATGAAGACGCTCGCCGGGATCCGCGCCGGATACGCCGACGGCCTGGTGGGACGCGCCGCGGACGTGGTCCTCAAGGAGCGGCGTAGGCTCGTTCTCGTACCGAGGGAGACCCCGCTCAGCGAAATCCACCTGGAGAACATGCTGGCGCTCTCCCGGATGGGCGTGCGGATGGTTCCGCCCATGCCCGCGTTCTACAACCACCCCCGGTCGGTGGACGACATCGTCGACCACATCACGGCACGCCTGCTCGACCAGTTCGACCTGCCCGCGCCCGCCGCCAAGCGGTGGGAGGGCATGCGTGCCGCCCGCGGCCCGAAGCCCACCACCGCCTGA
- a CDS encoding SigB/SigF/SigG family RNA polymerase sigma factor, with amino-acid sequence MTPVRAHPRAHSKHAHDDAPDTSGEFRRIAALPDGSEKEALRQDVVRAWMPMAERIAAQFRNRGETPEDLRQVAMVGLVKAVKRYEPGRGTAFESYAVPTVTGEVKRHFRDHMWGLHVPRRIQELRNRVRTAVQELTRSPDDRSPSVRDVALHTGLSEEDVLLGMEALESFRTLSLDAELRGADDGYTLVDTLGSTEPSYERVVQREALKPCLRRLPDREREILYLRFFCDETQSRIADRLGISQMHVSRLISRTCARLGEEVGARAA; translated from the coding sequence ATGACGCCCGTACGAGCACACCCCCGAGCACACTCCAAGCATGCGCACGACGACGCCCCCGACACCTCCGGGGAGTTCCGCCGGATCGCCGCCCTGCCGGACGGCTCGGAGAAGGAGGCCCTGCGGCAGGACGTCGTCCGGGCCTGGATGCCGATGGCCGAACGGATCGCCGCGCAGTTCCGCAACCGCGGTGAAACGCCCGAGGATCTGCGGCAGGTGGCCATGGTCGGCCTGGTCAAGGCGGTCAAGCGCTATGAGCCGGGCCGGGGCACGGCCTTCGAGAGCTACGCGGTGCCGACCGTGACCGGTGAGGTCAAGCGGCACTTCCGCGACCATATGTGGGGCCTGCACGTCCCGCGCCGCATCCAGGAGCTGCGCAACCGGGTCCGCACCGCCGTCCAGGAGCTGACCCGCTCCCCGGACGACCGCTCGCCCAGCGTGAGGGACGTCGCGCTGCACACCGGCCTGAGCGAGGAGGACGTCCTGCTGGGCATGGAGGCGCTCGAGAGCTTCCGGACGCTGTCGCTGGACGCGGAACTGCGCGGCGCGGACGACGGCTACACGCTGGTGGACACCCTCGGCTCCACCGAGCCCTCCTATGAGCGGGTGGTGCAGCGCGAAGCCCTCAAGCCGTGTCTGCGCAGGCTCCCCGACCGCGAGCGGGAGATCCTCTACCTGCGCTTCTTCTGCGACGAGACCCAGAGCCGGATCGCCGACCGGCTCGGCATCTCCCAGATGCACGTCTCCCGTCTGATCAGCCGCACCTGCGCCCGCCTGGGCGAGGAGGTCGGCGCGCGGGCCGCGTAA
- a CDS encoding cytochrome P450: protein MTTSPVADDTSAEIPDFPQPRAAACPFDPSPELRGLARRGPLTRVRSWNDSTPWVVTGHAEQKTLLSDPRLSADFSHPGFPSPVPHTGGERQATDLSFVGMDDPEHARLRRMVSGAFTIKRVEAMRPVVREMVDDFITRMLAGPKPADLVQALALPLPSLVISELLGVPYEDHEFFQTNSRVLVSAVATPEERQAAHTLLGEYLDQLVGEKLGKPGEDLLSGLGERIKAGELTRREAVAMGVLLLLGGHETTANMITMGTLLLLQHPEQLARVRAADDPKVIASAVEELLRYLSVVHLGRRRTALEDIEIAGRTIRAGEGVILLGELANRDPAVFPDPDRLDIGRDARHHQAFGVGTHHCLGQPLARMELQVVYPTLFRRVPTLRMATDLSDIPFKYDAVIYGVYELPVTW from the coding sequence ATGACCACCTCGCCCGTGGCCGACGACACGTCGGCCGAGATCCCCGACTTCCCCCAGCCGCGGGCCGCGGCCTGCCCCTTCGACCCGTCCCCGGAGCTGCGCGGGCTGGCGCGGCGGGGCCCGCTGACCCGGGTCCGGTCCTGGAACGACAGCACCCCCTGGGTGGTGACCGGCCACGCCGAGCAGAAGACGCTGCTCTCCGACCCCCGGCTGAGCGCCGACTTCTCCCACCCCGGCTTCCCGAGCCCCGTGCCCCACACGGGCGGCGAGCGGCAGGCCACCGACCTGAGCTTCGTCGGGATGGACGATCCGGAGCACGCCCGGCTGCGCCGCATGGTCAGCGGCGCCTTCACCATCAAGCGGGTGGAGGCGATGCGCCCCGTGGTGCGGGAGATGGTGGACGACTTCATCACCCGCATGCTGGCCGGGCCGAAACCGGCCGACCTGGTCCAGGCGCTCGCGCTGCCGCTGCCCTCGCTGGTGATCTCCGAGCTGCTCGGCGTCCCGTACGAGGACCACGAGTTCTTCCAGACCAACAGCAGGGTCCTGGTCTCCGCCGTGGCCACGCCCGAGGAGCGGCAGGCCGCGCACACCCTGCTGGGCGAGTACCTGGACCAGCTGGTGGGCGAGAAGCTCGGCAAGCCCGGCGAGGACCTGCTCTCCGGTCTCGGTGAGCGGATCAAGGCCGGAGAGCTCACCCGCCGTGAGGCGGTCGCGATGGGCGTGCTGCTGCTCCTCGGCGGACACGAGACCACCGCCAACATGATCACGATGGGCACGCTGCTACTGCTCCAGCACCCCGAACAGCTCGCCCGGGTCCGGGCGGCCGACGACCCCAAGGTGATCGCCTCCGCGGTGGAGGAACTCCTGCGTTACCTCAGCGTCGTCCACCTCGGACGCCGCCGCACGGCACTGGAGGACATCGAGATCGCCGGCCGGACCATCCGGGCCGGTGAGGGGGTGATCCTGCTGGGCGAGCTGGCCAACCGGGACCCGGCGGTCTTCCCCGACCCGGACCGGCTGGACATCGGCCGCGACGCCCGTCACCACCAGGCGTTCGGCGTGGGCACCCACCACTGTCTGGGCCAGCCGCTGGCCCGGATGGAGCTCCAGGTGGTCTACCCCACCCTCTTCCGGCGTGTCCCCACGCTGCGGATGGCGACGGATCTGTCGGACATCCCGTTCAAGTACGACGCGGTGATCTACGGGGTCTATGAACTCCCCGTCACCTGGTAG
- a CDS encoding non-oxidative hydroxyarylic acid decarboxylases subunit D, whose translation MSDTTTLCPRCAHRTIEHIFASPVPGVWEVLQCGRCLYMWRTSEPARRTRRDAYPEEFMMTPEQIGAAPQVPAVPPLRTPAA comes from the coding sequence ATGTCCGACACCACCACCCTGTGCCCGCGCTGTGCCCACCGGACGATCGAGCACATCTTCGCCTCCCCCGTCCCCGGCGTCTGGGAGGTGCTCCAGTGCGGGCGCTGCCTGTACATGTGGCGCACCAGCGAGCCCGCACGGCGCACCCGGCGCGACGCCTATCCCGAGGAGTTCATGATGACGCCCGAGCAGATCGGCGCCGCGCCGCAGGTCCCGGCCGTTCCGCCGCTGCGGACGCCCGCGGCCTGA
- a CDS encoding non-oxidative hydroxyarylic acid decarboxylases subunit C, whose product MAYDDFRGFLEALRKEGQLLHITDEVLPEPDIAAAANAAPRLGDQAPALYFDNVKGFTDARIALNVHGSWANHALALGLPKETGTKEQVEEFIRRWDTFPVAPEWRENPLWAENTLEGEDADIFRVLPLIRLNDGDGGFYIDKAAVVSKDPDDPEHSGKQNVGIYRIEVKGRRTLAIQPVPVHDIAQHLHTAEERGEDLPVAITLGNEPMISIVASTPMEYEQNEYELAGALRGAPTPLAKAPLTGLPVPWGSEVVIEGVIEGRKREIEGPFGEFTGHYSGGRNMPVIRIDRISYRTNPVFEHLYLGMPWTEVDYLIAASTCVPMYKQLRRDFPEVQAVNAMYTHGLVVIVSTKKRYGGFAKAVGMRVLTTPHGLGYATTVIVVDEDVDPFNLPQVMWALSTKMNPAGDLVQIPNLPVLELAPQAITPGITDKLVIDATTPVAPDNRGNYGTQVRDLPETGEWLARLQKLAGAR is encoded by the coding sequence ATGGCCTACGACGACTTCCGCGGCTTTCTCGAAGCCCTCCGGAAGGAGGGTCAGCTGCTGCACATCACCGACGAGGTGCTGCCGGAGCCGGACATCGCCGCCGCCGCGAACGCCGCCCCGCGCCTGGGCGACCAGGCCCCCGCCCTGTACTTCGACAACGTCAAGGGCTTCACCGACGCGCGGATCGCGCTCAATGTGCACGGCTCCTGGGCCAATCACGCGCTCGCGCTCGGCCTGCCCAAGGAGACCGGCACCAAGGAGCAGGTCGAGGAGTTCATCCGCCGCTGGGACACCTTCCCGGTCGCCCCCGAGTGGCGGGAGAACCCGCTGTGGGCCGAGAACACCCTGGAGGGCGAGGACGCCGACATCTTCCGGGTGCTCCCGCTGATCCGGCTCAACGACGGCGACGGCGGCTTCTACATCGACAAGGCGGCCGTGGTCTCCAAGGACCCCGACGACCCCGAGCACAGCGGCAAGCAGAACGTCGGCATCTACCGCATCGAGGTCAAGGGCCGGCGCACACTGGCCATCCAGCCGGTGCCGGTGCACGACATCGCCCAGCATCTGCACACCGCCGAGGAGCGGGGCGAGGACCTGCCGGTGGCCATCACGCTCGGCAACGAGCCGATGATCTCCATCGTGGCCTCCACCCCGATGGAGTACGAGCAGAACGAGTACGAGCTGGCCGGTGCCCTGCGCGGCGCGCCCACGCCGCTCGCCAAGGCCCCGCTGACCGGGCTGCCCGTGCCGTGGGGCTCGGAGGTGGTCATCGAGGGCGTGATCGAGGGCCGCAAGCGGGAGATCGAGGGCCCGTTCGGCGAGTTCACCGGCCACTACTCCGGCGGCCGCAACATGCCCGTCATCCGCATCGACCGGATCTCGTACCGCACCAACCCGGTCTTCGAGCACCTCTACCTCGGCATGCCGTGGACCGAGGTGGACTACCTGATCGCCGCCAGCACCTGTGTGCCGATGTACAAGCAGCTGCGCCGCGACTTCCCCGAGGTCCAGGCGGTCAACGCGATGTACACCCACGGCCTGGTCGTCATCGTGTCCACCAAGAAGCGCTACGGCGGTTTCGCCAAGGCCGTGGGCATGCGGGTGCTGACCACCCCGCACGGCCTCGGCTACGCCACCACCGTGATCGTGGTGGACGAGGACGTGGACCCGTTCAACCTGCCCCAGGTGATGTGGGCGCTGTCCACGAAGATGAACCCGGCCGGCGATCTGGTCCAGATCCCCAATCTGCCGGTGCTGGAGCTGGCCCCGCAGGCCATCACGCCCGGTATCACCGACAAGCTCGTCATCGACGCCACCACCCCGGTCGCCCCCGACAACCGCGGCAACTACGGCACCCAGGTGCGCGATCTGCCCGAGACGGGCGAGTGGCTGGCCCGGCTGCAGAAGCTCGCCGGCGCCCGCTGA
- a CDS encoding glycosyltransferase 87 family protein, with protein sequence MTGPTTPRGRLVLALTLTGAVALFLAFVPLHRHWFDLNVYYGAVEHWLRDGRIYDFTIPGADGADYGFTYPPFAALCMLPMALFDWPAAITLSMVLNVAASATLLTWLIGPMVGRHGWPRWFAFVVAACLFVLLEPVRDTFSFGQVNLLLLVLVCFDARLLATGRGRFAGCGIGLAAAVKLTPAIFIGYLLITGRRRAAATATGTAAAATLLALAVAPGASRTYWTEALWDTDRIGVLSYVSNQSWEGLLARLVDPVPPSGAVWGLGALVVLAVWAYRVRRAAAAGDEPAGFALTGVAACLISPITWVHHLVWLIPALAVLVDSGLRPDAPPARRRLLLPVCAVVYVILCSSVVWLWRFDFTGVDGFLGSNAYVWICLGLLIALPLRGADSARLPSHEPYPARIP encoded by the coding sequence ATGACGGGGCCCACCACACCACGCGGACGGCTGGTGCTCGCGCTCACCCTCACCGGGGCGGTGGCGCTCTTCCTGGCCTTCGTACCGCTGCACCGGCACTGGTTCGACCTGAACGTCTACTACGGGGCCGTGGAGCACTGGCTGCGGGACGGCCGGATCTACGACTTCACCATCCCCGGCGCGGACGGGGCGGACTACGGCTTCACCTACCCGCCCTTCGCCGCGCTGTGCATGCTGCCGATGGCCCTGTTCGACTGGCCGGCCGCGATCACCCTCAGCATGGTGCTCAACGTGGCCGCCTCGGCCACCCTGCTGACCTGGCTGATCGGCCCGATGGTGGGCCGGCACGGCTGGCCCAGGTGGTTCGCCTTCGTGGTGGCGGCCTGTCTGTTCGTCCTGCTGGAGCCGGTGCGGGACACCTTCAGCTTCGGGCAGGTCAATCTGCTGCTGCTGGTGCTGGTGTGCTTCGACGCCCGGCTGCTGGCCACCGGGCGCGGCCGGTTCGCCGGCTGCGGCATCGGGCTGGCCGCCGCCGTCAAGCTCACCCCGGCGATCTTCATCGGCTATCTGCTGATCACCGGGCGCCGGCGCGCCGCCGCGACGGCCACCGGCACCGCCGCGGCCGCCACCCTGCTCGCGCTGGCGGTGGCGCCGGGGGCCTCCCGGACCTACTGGACCGAGGCGCTGTGGGACACCGACCGGATCGGGGTGCTCAGCTACGTCTCCAACCAGTCGTGGGAAGGGCTGCTGGCCCGGCTGGTCGATCCGGTACCGCCGAGCGGCGCCGTGTGGGGGCTCGGGGCGCTGGTGGTACTGGCCGTCTGGGCGTACCGGGTGCGCCGCGCGGCGGCCGCCGGGGACGAGCCGGCCGGTTTCGCGCTGACCGGCGTCGCCGCCTGTCTGATCAGCCCGATCACCTGGGTGCACCATCTGGTGTGGCTGATCCCGGCCCTGGCGGTGCTCGTCGACAGCGGGCTGCGGCCGGACGCGCCACCCGCCCGGCGCAGGCTGCTGCTGCCGGTGTGCGCGGTGGTGTACGTCATCCTGTGCAGCAGTGTGGTGTGGCTGTGGCGGTTCGACTTCACCGGGGTGGACGGCTTCCTCGGCAGCAACGCCTATGTGTGGATCTGCCTCGGGTTGCTGATCGCGCTCCCGCTGCGCGGTGCGGATTCCGCGCGGCTGCCGAGCCACGAGCCGTATCCGGCGCGTATCCCATGA
- a CDS encoding helix-turn-helix transcriptional regulator, translated as MDRNGHRDVTEVPFRPSVGAPPGAVVLDFPGLAARAHSHGLDVRAPMRLAFHQLITVRSGALRCSVDFTEHELTEGGWMWVRPGQIHQFRSDLDAAEGAAVLFPPGYLGAASAVAARLDRPAPQHPLVVPEGAAASAVRGVLDLLENEYRTTSGPLEAHIEVVRHLVAVLVLRLAHLPGAPSGDTTGSEAFRRFQQAVERDYTRTHRVEDYAARLGYSVRTLTRATRATAGCGAKRFIDDRVLLEAKRLLVHTDLSATAIGERLGFPDATVFTKFFRRRSGETPAGFRARASGGRH; from the coding sequence ATGGACAGAAACGGACACCGTGATGTCACCGAGGTTCCGTTCCGGCCCTCCGTGGGAGCCCCGCCGGGAGCGGTGGTCCTGGATTTCCCCGGGCTGGCCGCCCGCGCACACAGCCATGGCCTCGACGTCCGCGCCCCGATGCGGCTCGCCTTCCACCAGCTGATCACCGTGCGCTCCGGTGCGCTGCGCTGCTCGGTGGACTTCACCGAGCACGAGCTGACCGAGGGCGGCTGGATGTGGGTGCGCCCCGGGCAGATCCACCAGTTCCGCTCCGACCTCGACGCCGCAGAGGGCGCCGCCGTGCTCTTCCCGCCCGGCTATCTCGGCGCCGCCAGCGCGGTGGCCGCCCGGCTGGACCGGCCCGCGCCGCAGCACCCGCTGGTGGTCCCCGAGGGCGCCGCCGCGAGCGCCGTCCGCGGCGTCCTGGACCTGCTGGAGAACGAGTACCGGACGACGTCCGGGCCGCTGGAGGCGCATATCGAGGTGGTGCGCCACCTCGTCGCCGTCCTCGTGCTGCGGCTGGCCCATCTGCCCGGCGCCCCGAGCGGGGACACCACGGGCAGCGAGGCGTTCCGCCGCTTCCAGCAGGCCGTGGAGCGCGACTACACCCGCACCCACCGGGTCGAGGACTACGCGGCCCGGCTGGGCTACAGCGTCCGCACCCTCACCCGTGCCACCCGCGCCACCGCCGGATGCGGCGCCAAGCGGTTCATCGACGACCGGGTGCTGCTGGAGGCCAAGCGGCTGCTGGTGCACACCGATCTGTCCGCCACGGCCATCGGCGAGCGGCTCGGCTTCCCGGACGCCACCGTCTTCACCAAGTTCTTCCGGCGGCGCTCCGGCGAGACCCCGGCCGGTTTCCGCGCCCGCGCCTCGGGCGGCCGTCACTGA